A single region of the Sebastes fasciatus isolate fSebFas1 unplaced genomic scaffold, fSebFas1.pri Scaffold_45, whole genome shotgun sequence genome encodes:
- the LOC141763800 gene encoding uncharacterized protein LOC141763800: VCVSALCVSALCVSALCVCALCVSALCVSALCGSALCRSALCVSALCVSVCSVCVCSVCVGLLCVCLLCVCLLCVCLLCVALLCVCVYLLCVCVSALCVSALCVSALCGSALCRSALCVSALCVCVSALCVSALCVCVSALCVSALCRPALCVCVCLLCVCVSALCVSALCGSALCGSALCGSALCRSALCVSALCGSALCGSALCVCVCSVCVFSVCVCSVCVCLLCVGLLCVCLLCVCVSALCRSALCRSALCRSALCRSALCVCVCSVSVCSVSVCSVCVCSVCVCLLCVGLLCVGLLCVCVSALCRSALCRSALCVSALCVCVCSVSVCSVSVCSVCVCSVCVGLLCVGLLCVC; this comes from the coding sequence gtgtgtgtgtctgctctgtgtgtgtctgctctgtgtgtgtctgctctgtgtgtgtgtgctctgtgtgtgtctgctctgtgtgtgtctgctctgtgtggGTCTGCCCTGTGTcggtctgctctgtgtgtgtctgctctgtgtgtgtcggtctgctctgtgtgtgtctgctctgtgtgtgtcggtctgctctgtgtgtgtctgctctgtgtgtgtctgctctgtgtgtgtctgctctgtgtcgccctgctctgtgtgtgtgtgtatctgctctgtgtgtgtgtgtctgctctgtgtgtgtctgctctgtgtgtgtctgctctgtgtggGTCTGCCCTGTGTcggtctgctctgtgtgtgtctgctctgtgtgtgtgtgtgtctgctctgtgtgtgtctgctctgtgtgtgtgtgtgtctgctctgtgtgtgtctgctctgtgtcgccctgctctgtgtgtgtgtgtgtgtctgctctgtgtgtgtgtgtctgctctgtgtgtgtctgctctgtgtggGTCTGCTCTGTGTGGGTCTGCTCTGTGTGGGTCTGCTCTGTGTcggtctgctctgtgtgtgtctgctctgtgtggGTCTGCTCTGTGTgggtctgctctgtgtgtgtgtgtctgctctgtgtgtgtcttctctgtgtgtgtctgctctgtgtgtgtgtgtctgctctgtgtcggtctgctctgtgtgtgtctgctctgtgtgtgtgtgtctgctctgtgtcgGTCTGCTCTGTGTCGGTCTGCTCTGTGTCGGTCTGCTCTGTGTcggtctgctctgtgtgtgtgtgtctgctctgtgtcgGTCTGCTCTGTGTcggtctgctctgtgtgtgtctgctctgtgtgtgtgtgtctgctctgtgtcgGTCTGCTCTGTGTcggtctgctctgtgtgtgtgtgtctgctctgtgtcgGTCTGCTCTGTGTcggtctgctctgtgtgtgtctgctctgtgtgtgtgtgtctgctctgtgtcgGTCTGCTCTGTGTcggtctgctctgtgtgtgtctgctctgtgtgtgtcggTCTGCTCTGTGTcggtctgctctgtgtgtgttag